The genomic stretch AGTTGGCAGCCTTTATTATTAAATTTAGTATTTTGTAAGATATGAGTCAATCTCCCACTGATGTACCTTTGTTCTGTAATCGTCCCATTCAAGTTTCTTTGCTTCTAAGTACTTTTCAAAGATGTGATCTCCAAGTGTTTCTCTCATAAGAGTACTGTTTTCAAACTCTTTGATTGCCTCTTCTAAGCTTCCAGGCAAAGAACCAATTCCGCGTTTTGCTCTTTCCTCTTCGCTCATTACGAAGATGTTTTCTTCAACTGGTTCTGGTGGCTCAATCTTGTTCTTAATGCCGTCAAGCCCAGCTGCTAAAACAGCTGCAAATGCAAGGTATGGATTTGCTGATGGGTCAGGATTCCTTAGCTCAACCCTTGTTGCTTGCCCTCTTTTAGCTGGAACTCTTATAAGCGGGCTTCTGTTCTTTGGTGACCAAGCAATGTAAACTGGTGCTTCATACCCTGGCACTAATCTCTTGTATGAGTTTACAAGCGGATTTGTAACAAGCGCAAACTCTCTTGCGTGCTTCATAAGACCACCAATGAAATAATATGCCTCTTTTGAAAGCTGGAGCTTATCATTTGGGTCTAAAAATGCATTCATGCCGTCAGATACCCTTGCAAGAGACATATTTGTATGCATTCCAGAACCATTGATTCCAAATATCGGCTTTGGCATAAATGTTGCATGCAGACCATGTCTTTGTGCAATTGTCTTTACAACAAGCTTGAATGTCACAACATTGTCAGCTGTATAAAGTGCGTCGTCGTATTTAAAGTCAATCTCATGCTGGCCAGGTGCAACTTCATGGTGAGATGCTTCTATCTCAAATCCCATCTCCTCTAAAGTCAATACCATGTCTCTTCTTGCATCCTCACCCAAATCAACTGGACCCAAATCGAAATATCCTGCATTGTCATGTGTTTGCAAAGTTGGATTGCCATTTTCGTCTGTGAGGAACAAGAAAAATTCAAGCTCAGGTCCAACAAAAAACTTAAATCCCATTTCTTCAGCCTTTTTGAGCATCTTCTTTAACACACCGCGTGGACAGCCAGGGAACGGTGTTCCATCTGGAAGATAAACGTCGCAAATTAGTCTTGCAACTCTATTTGGTGAAGGTCTCCATGGGAAAATTGTAAATGTGTTGAGGTCTGGTCTTAAATACATATCTGATTCCTGAATTCTTACAAAACCTTCAATCGACGAACCATCAAACATAATTTCATTGTTGAGAGCTGCTTCTAACTGATCAACTGTAATTGCAACATTCTTTAAAATCCCAAAAATATCGACAAACTGAAGCCTTATGAATTTTACATCTTGATCCTTGCATATGCGAATGATGTCTTCCTTGGTGTAATTCTTCATTACTAAATTCCCCTCCATTTAAAGATTTTTTATAATGCTTGTTGAATAAACAAAAAAGGACAAAGACGCCCACTTTAAACTTCAGGACGCCTTTGTCCTTTCAATTTTATTATATTATATTCTTCGAAAAAATGCAACTACATTTTTATAATCTTTCATACCTTATTTAAACAAGCTGTGGCTGAGCATCTTCAAAAACAAGTTTTCTAAACTCTTCGCCCGTGAGCTTTTCTTTTTCTAAAAGTGCATTTGCAACCTTGTGAAGCTTATCAATGTTCTGTTTTAGTATCTCTTCGGCCTTTTTATATGCCTCTTCAATAATGCTTTTTATCTCCCTGTCTATTTCAGCAGCAACTTCCTCTGAGTAGTTCCTTGCAAGCGCAAGGTCTCTTCCTAAGAACACTTCTTCCTGCTCTGTTCCGAAGGTCATAGGACCAAGTTTGTCAGACATTCCATATTTTGTTACCATGTCCCTTGCAATCTTGGTTGCTCTTTTTATATCAGATGCTGCACCCGTTGATACATCCTCCAAAACAAGCTTTTCTGCAACTCTTCCGCCCAGCAATGTTACAATCTCTCTCATCATATCAGATTTTGATGCGTAGAACTTATCTTCCTTTGGAAGATACATAGTGTACCCACCGGCATACCCTCTTGGTATAATTGAAACCTCATGAACAGGTTCAGAATCAGGAATCATAGTTCTAACAATTGCATGCCCTGCTTCATGATATGCAGTAAGCTTCTTTTCTTTTTCAGTATAAACTCTGCTTCTTTTTTCAGGCCCCATCAACACCTTTGCTACAGCTTCCTGAACCTCTTCCATGTTAATCTGCCTTTTACCCTTCCTTGCTGCCAAAAGTGCAGCCTCATTCAAAAGATTTTCAAG from Caldicellulosiruptor kronotskyensis 2002 encodes the following:
- the glnA gene encoding type I glutamate--ammonia ligase, which produces MKNYTKEDIIRICKDQDVKFIRLQFVDIFGILKNVAITVDQLEAALNNEIMFDGSSIEGFVRIQESDMYLRPDLNTFTIFPWRPSPNRVARLICDVYLPDGTPFPGCPRGVLKKMLKKAEEMGFKFFVGPELEFFLFLTDENGNPTLQTHDNAGYFDLGPVDLGEDARRDMVLTLEEMGFEIEASHHEVAPGQHEIDFKYDDALYTADNVVTFKLVVKTIAQRHGLHATFMPKPIFGINGSGMHTNMSLARVSDGMNAFLDPNDKLQLSKEAYYFIGGLMKHAREFALVTNPLVNSYKRLVPGYEAPVYIAWSPKNRSPLIRVPAKRGQATRVELRNPDPSANPYLAFAAVLAAGLDGIKNKIEPPEPVEENIFVMSEEERAKRGIGSLPGSLEEAIKEFENSTLMRETLGDHIFEKYLEAKKLEWDDYRTKVHQWEIDSYLTKY